A DNA window from Roseovarius sp. Pro17 contains the following coding sequences:
- a CDS encoding OmpA family protein, whose amino-acid sequence MKRTLSMLPILALAGCAADPQVRGSYFSEAGALVDGGNFGGATMQNTQVMNGERGYVYDLSNRFASEVPSTVNFGFNSDQLDAVARDTLRVQAAWIRQFPEVRFKVYGHTDKVGSPGYNKTLGLRRARAVVGYLATQGISTARLEAVVSFGETQPLIVTQGRERRNRRTVTEVSGFVSSHPIIMDGKYAQVIYREYIASAKPASEIKMAKSSATLTEE is encoded by the coding sequence ATGAAGAGAACTCTTTCAATGCTGCCGATCCTGGCGCTGGCCGGATGTGCCGCTGATCCGCAGGTACGTGGATCGTATTTTTCCGAAGCAGGCGCGCTGGTCGATGGCGGCAATTTCGGTGGCGCTACGATGCAGAACACGCAAGTGATGAACGGCGAGCGCGGCTACGTCTATGACCTTTCAAACCGCTTCGCCAGCGAAGTGCCGAGCACCGTCAACTTCGGGTTCAATTCGGACCAGTTGGACGCCGTTGCTCGCGATACACTGCGCGTGCAGGCAGCGTGGATTCGCCAGTTTCCCGAAGTACGCTTTAAGGTGTACGGCCATACAGACAAGGTTGGATCGCCCGGCTACAACAAGACTCTTGGCTTGCGCCGTGCGCGTGCCGTCGTCGGATATCTGGCGACCCAAGGTATCAGCACCGCGCGTCTCGAAGCCGTCGTCTCGTTCGGTGAAACACAGCCGCTGATCGTCACGCAGGGCCGCGAACGGCGCAACCGGCGTACAGTGACCGAAGTTTCGGGCTTTGTAAGTTCGCATCCCATCATCATGGACGGAAAATACGCGCAGGTCATCTATCGCGAATACATCGCTAGCGCCAAGCCGGCCTCTGAAATCAAGATGGCCAAGAGTTCGGCAACTCTCACAGAAGAATAG
- a CDS encoding type II and III secretion system protein family protein: MKMTNLFAAALVGLTGVMANAPTPVHSEALHVVRKGSGRDLSVAMNRAVVVESDVPFAELSIANPAIADFSTLSDRTIYVLGKTPGRTTLTLLDENGRLIANVDVHVSADVSEFKERLRQILPNEQIEVRTANDGIVLSGTVSSTPRMQRALDLAERYAPERVSNLMSVSGKQQVMLKVRFAEMQRNVAKSLSASLAIDGLSAAGLGAGVATNGIVSNVAPVGVTPGTSNLGTPNNGAAFFGFNAGSAQIGILLQALETKGVVRTLAEPNLTALSGQEAKFLAGGEYPIPVSQENGAITVEFKPFGVELNFVPRVLDDGIINLEMAAAVSSLDPANGFVGNGFNISGFRRRDASTTVALRDGESFAIAGLLQDDFRDSNGQVPWLGDVPIIGALFRSADYQRSQTELVIIVTAHLVTPTRGEALALPTDRVKLPSEADLFLNGRVARDARPTTGGAGEVANQDFSGSYGYVMD, encoded by the coding sequence ATGAAAATGACTAATCTATTTGCGGCAGCCCTCGTCGGGCTGACCGGGGTAATGGCGAACGCGCCGACACCCGTTCATTCAGAGGCGCTGCACGTCGTGCGCAAGGGATCGGGGCGCGACCTAAGCGTCGCGATGAACCGCGCGGTCGTGGTCGAAAGCGATGTGCCGTTCGCCGAACTGAGCATCGCGAACCCGGCTATCGCCGATTTCTCGACGCTGTCGGACCGCACAATCTATGTGCTGGGCAAGACGCCGGGGCGCACTACGCTGACGTTGCTCGATGAAAACGGGCGGCTCATCGCCAATGTCGACGTGCATGTCAGTGCCGACGTATCGGAATTCAAGGAACGACTGCGTCAGATTCTGCCAAATGAGCAGATCGAAGTGCGCACCGCCAATGATGGCATCGTGCTGTCTGGTACCGTCTCCAGCACACCGCGCATGCAGCGCGCGCTGGATTTGGCCGAGCGATATGCACCCGAGCGGGTATCAAACCTGATGAGCGTGTCGGGCAAACAGCAGGTCATGCTGAAGGTCCGATTTGCAGAAATGCAGCGGAACGTAGCGAAGAGCCTGTCGGCATCGCTGGCGATCGACGGCTTGTCGGCTGCGGGCCTTGGTGCCGGTGTAGCGACCAATGGCATCGTTTCCAACGTAGCGCCCGTCGGCGTAACACCCGGCACCTCCAATCTGGGTACTCCCAACAACGGCGCTGCGTTCTTTGGCTTTAACGCTGGATCGGCGCAGATCGGCATCCTTTTGCAGGCGCTCGAGACCAAGGGCGTCGTGCGCACCTTGGCCGAACCGAACCTGACGGCCCTCTCGGGCCAAGAGGCCAAATTCCTCGCCGGTGGAGAGTACCCCATCCCGGTCAGTCAGGAAAACGGCGCGATCACGGTTGAATTCAAACCATTCGGCGTCGAGCTGAACTTTGTACCGCGCGTTCTGGATGACGGAATCATCAATCTCGAGATGGCTGCTGCCGTCTCGTCGTTGGACCCTGCAAACGGATTCGTCGGAAACGGCTTCAATATCAGTGGCTTCCGTCGCCGTGATGCATCCACAACGGTGGCCTTGCGCGATGGAGAGAGCTTTGCCATTGCCGGCCTCCTGCAGGACGATTTCCGCGATAGTAACGGTCAGGTGCCATGGCTGGGCGACGTGCCGATCATCGGCGCGCTATTCCGCAGTGCCGATTACCAACGCTCGCAAACCGAGCTGGTAATCATCGTCACCGCCCATCTGGTCACGCCCACACGGGGAGAGGCGCTGGCGCTGCCGACCGACCGGGTCAAGCTGCCTTCCGAGGCCGATCTGTTCCTGAACGGGCGCGTTGCCCGCGATGCCCGCCCCACTACAGGCGGCGCGGGAGAAGTTGCCAATCAGGATTTCAGCGGCTCTTATGGCTATGTGATGGATTGA
- the cpaB gene encoding Flp pilus assembly protein CpaB — MRLMFGLVLVLGLALAGFAVFMAKSYIQNYQNALELERQARPTVIETVDIYILNRSMEYGERILPDDVRQVAYPTASLPEGVFRTKEELFPKGEGEPRTVLRAMEEMEVILAVKVTEPGQDAGITTKLGRGMRAFAIKVDSMSGVSGFLRPGDRVDVYWTGNIGRGGMRTEGDSEGDVTKLIEAGVKLIAVDQSSNADIAEASIARTVTVVVRPEQVAALAQAQATGRLALSLVGTQDDTVASAIEVDQRQLLGLAAAPVPVQAPRAEVCSIRTRRGGEVIETQIPCTN, encoded by the coding sequence ATGCGCTTGATGTTTGGACTGGTACTTGTTCTCGGGCTTGCCCTTGCGGGTTTCGCAGTCTTCATGGCCAAGAGCTATATCCAGAATTATCAGAACGCCCTCGAGCTGGAGCGTCAGGCGCGCCCGACAGTCATCGAGACGGTCGATATTTACATCTTGAACCGCTCTATGGAGTACGGCGAGCGGATCCTGCCGGACGACGTGAGACAGGTCGCCTACCCCACCGCATCACTACCCGAAGGCGTCTTTCGCACCAAAGAAGAGCTGTTTCCCAAGGGCGAGGGTGAGCCGCGCACAGTGCTACGCGCCATGGAAGAGATGGAGGTCATCCTCGCCGTCAAGGTGACCGAACCCGGCCAGGATGCCGGAATCACCACCAAACTGGGGCGCGGTATGCGCGCCTTCGCGATCAAGGTTGACAGCATGTCTGGTGTATCCGGCTTCCTGCGGCCAGGCGACCGGGTCGACGTTTACTGGACCGGTAATATCGGTCGCGGCGGTATGCGCACCGAGGGCGACAGCGAAGGCGACGTCACCAAGCTAATTGAGGCCGGAGTCAAATTGATCGCCGTCGACCAGTCATCGAACGCCGATATCGCCGAAGCCAGCATCGCGCGCACCGTCACAGTCGTCGTGCGCCCCGAACAGGTGGCCGCACTGGCGCAGGCTCAGGCAACCGGGCGTCTCGCACTCAGCCTAGTTGGCACGCAGGACGATACAGTCGCCTCGGCCATTGAGGTCGATCAGCGCCAATTGCTGGGCCTCGCGGCGGCCCCCGTACCGGTTCAAGCCCCCCGCGCCGAGGTTTGTTCGATCCGGACGCGCCGTGGCGGCGAAGTGATCGAAACGCAGATCCCCTGCACCAACTGA
- a CDS encoding lytic transglycosylase domain-containing protein, whose protein sequence is MRYSIAPLLAALLLGGAPAAAGDPAPFPEFTFKMSKPPAKGTAKRITVQIEPGDQPAPAPSTPRADGEDTPADVPAIRVATYGWFWDHVPPGYADAGTVRFDEALGVLAKPPEGQPAPRYRLQDIQDIATAQGQNILKATIGTNVSPALVLAVIAVESGGRRTAVSEKGAQGLMQLIPDTAARFGVTDSLSEAENIRGGVAYLEWLLNEFKGDPILALAGYNAGENAVKANKGVPPYSETRDYVPKVLAAYDLARGLCKTRPQFISDGCALNLAMAN, encoded by the coding sequence TTGCGATACTCAATTGCACCCTTGCTGGCAGCCCTGCTGCTGGGCGGCGCGCCCGCTGCGGCGGGCGATCCCGCACCCTTTCCTGAATTTACCTTCAAGATGAGCAAGCCCCCTGCGAAAGGCACGGCCAAGCGCATTACCGTACAGATCGAGCCGGGCGATCAGCCCGCCCCGGCGCCCAGCACGCCGCGCGCGGACGGCGAGGATACCCCCGCGGACGTCCCGGCAATACGGGTCGCGACCTATGGCTGGTTCTGGGATCATGTGCCGCCCGGCTATGCGGATGCCGGCACAGTGCGCTTTGATGAGGCGCTGGGCGTGCTTGCCAAACCGCCCGAGGGTCAGCCTGCGCCGCGCTACCGTTTGCAAGACATTCAGGACATCGCAACGGCACAGGGGCAGAATATACTAAAGGCGACCATTGGCACCAACGTATCGCCCGCGCTGGTGCTGGCGGTGATCGCAGTGGAATCGGGTGGTCGCAGAACAGCGGTCAGCGAAAAGGGCGCGCAAGGGCTGATGCAGCTGATCCCGGATACGGCCGCCCGCTTTGGCGTGACTGATAGTTTGTCGGAGGCCGAGAATATCAGGGGCGGGGTCGCCTACCTCGAGTGGCTTCTAAACGAGTTCAAGGGCGACCCCATCCTTGCACTGGCCGGTTACAACGCGGGCGAGAATGCGGTGAAGGCGAACAAAGGCGTGCCTCCCTATAGTGAGACGCGCGATTACGTGCCCAAGGTGCTGGCCGCCTACGACCTCGCGCGCGGGCTGTGCAAGACGCGGCCGCAGTTCATCTCGGACGGTTGCGCGCTGAATCTGGCGATGGCCAACTGA
- a CDS encoding 3-oxoacid CoA-transferase subunit B yields the protein MPWDRNQIAERAAQELEDGMYVNLGIGIPTLVANYVGDKEITLQSENGMLGMGAFPYEGEEDPDLINAGKQTITELSRTSYFDSATSFGMIRGGKIAAAILGAMEVAENGDLANWMIPGKLVKGMGGAMDLVAGVGRVIVVMDHTNKHGDSKLLKECSLPLTGTGVVDRIITNLGVLDVVEGGLKIVEMADGVTEDELRAATEATIV from the coding sequence ATGCCCTGGGACCGCAACCAAATAGCCGAGCGCGCCGCGCAAGAGCTGGAAGACGGCATGTATGTCAACCTCGGCATCGGTATTCCGACACTGGTGGCCAACTATGTCGGTGACAAGGAAATCACCCTTCAATCCGAGAACGGAATGCTGGGTATGGGCGCCTTTCCCTATGAAGGCGAGGAGGATCCCGACCTCATCAATGCGGGCAAGCAAACCATTACTGAACTGAGTCGCACCTCATATTTCGACTCTGCCACCAGTTTTGGCATGATCCGGGGCGGTAAGATCGCAGCAGCGATCCTGGGCGCGATGGAGGTTGCCGAAAACGGTGATCTGGCGAACTGGATGATTCCCGGCAAGCTGGTCAAGGGCATGGGCGGCGCGATGGACCTCGTCGCGGGCGTTGGTCGCGTCATCGTCGTGATGGACCACACCAACAAGCATGGCGACAGCAAGCTGCTGAAGGAATGCTCTCTGCCGCTGACAGGCACAGGGGTCGTGGACCGCATCATCACCAACCTGGGCGTGTTAGACGTGGTCGAGGGCGGGCTGAAGATCGTCGAGATGGCGGATGGCGTCACCGAAGACGAGCTGCGCGCAGCGACCGAAGCAACCATCGTCTGA
- a CDS encoding CoA transferase subunit A: MKKVYANAADALDGLLFDGMTIAAGGFGLCGIPELLLQAIKEAGTKDLTFASNNAGVDDFGIGILLQTRQVKKMLSSYVGENAEFMRQYLAGELEIEFNPQGTLAERMRAGGAGIPGFYTKTGVGTQVAEGKEHKDFDGETYILERGIVADLSIIKAWKADDTGNLIFRKTARNFNPPAAMCGKVCVAEVEEIVPRGSLDPDNIHLPGIYVHRLIQGDHEKRIEQRTTRKRETA; this comes from the coding sequence ATGAAAAAAGTGTATGCAAACGCCGCCGATGCGCTGGATGGTCTGCTGTTTGACGGCATGACCATCGCCGCTGGCGGATTTGGACTGTGCGGCATTCCCGAATTGCTATTGCAAGCGATCAAAGAGGCCGGGACAAAGGATCTGACCTTTGCCAGCAACAATGCGGGCGTCGACGATTTCGGCATCGGCATCCTGCTGCAAACGCGCCAGGTGAAAAAAATGCTCAGCTCATACGTGGGCGAGAACGCCGAATTCATGCGTCAATATCTGGCCGGCGAGCTGGAGATCGAGTTCAACCCGCAAGGCACATTGGCCGAACGGATGCGCGCTGGCGGTGCTGGCATCCCCGGTTTCTACACGAAAACCGGTGTCGGCACACAGGTCGCCGAAGGCAAGGAACACAAGGATTTCGACGGCGAAACCTATATCCTTGAGCGCGGGATTGTCGCGGACCTGTCCATCATCAAGGCGTGGAAGGCCGACGACACCGGCAACCTGATTTTCCGCAAGACCGCACGCAATTTTAATCCGCCCGCCGCGATGTGCGGCAAGGTGTGCGTCGCCGAGGTCGAGGAAATCGTGCCGCGCGGCTCACTGGATCCCGACAACATCCACCTGCCCGGCATCTATGTGCACCGCCTTATTCAGGGCGATCACGAGAAACGGATTGAACAACGCACCACCCGCAAGAGGGAGACCGCATAA
- a CDS encoding L,D-transpeptidase gives MTDTRFNRRTALIGGAAALTTLATPGILRAQDVDGARRNSSAFVTQNWQDHFDTLGKGAIVCDTASRAVHFWNSNGTDYRVYPSSVPMTDELTRTGYTSIVRKKVGPTWTPTANMKRRDPSLPDFMPAGPDNPLGTHAMYLTWPAYLIHGTHDTRKIGRKSSSGCIGLYNAKIQELFALTPVGTQVRVI, from the coding sequence ATGACCGACACTAGATTCAACCGCCGCACCGCATTGATTGGCGGCGCCGCCGCGCTTACCACACTGGCGACGCCAGGCATTTTGCGCGCGCAGGATGTTGACGGCGCGCGCCGCAACTCGTCAGCCTTTGTCACGCAGAACTGGCAGGATCACTTTGACACGCTGGGCAAGGGCGCAATCGTGTGCGACACCGCTTCGCGCGCCGTGCATTTCTGGAACTCGAACGGCACCGATTATCGGGTCTATCCCAGCTCGGTTCCCATGACGGACGAGTTGACGCGCACCGGATACACCTCGATCGTTCGCAAGAAGGTCGGCCCCACCTGGACGCCCACCGCGAACATGAAGAGGCGCGATCCATCGCTGCCTGATTTCATGCCTGCCGGTCCTGACAATCCGCTCGGCACGCACGCGATGTATCTGACATGGCCCGCCTACCTGATCCACGGCACGCATGACACACGCAAAATCGGGCGCAAATCGTCCTCTGGCTGCATCGGCCTCTATAATGCCAAGATCCAGGAACTGTTCGCGCTGACGCCCGTCGGCACGCAGGTTCGCGTCATCTAA
- the topA gene encoding type I DNA topoisomerase: protein MPVVVVESPAKAKTIEKYLGPGYTVLASYGHVRDLPPKDGSVDPDNGFDMKWEIGADSRKHVKAIADALADDNALILATDPDREGEAISWHLEEALRKRKSINKDTPVSRVVFNAITKTAVTEAMANPRQVDAPLVEAYLARRALDYLVGFNLSPVLWRKLPGAKSAGRVQSVCLRLIVEREMEIEAFNPREYWSVKALLSTPRGQEYEARLTTLTGKKLDKFDLANATQAEMAVQAVSSRALKVTSVEAKPASRNPSAPFMTSTLQQEASRKFGMGARQTMSAAQRLYEAGHITYMRTDGIDMAPEAVTAARDAIAERYGKEYVPSAPRIYKNKAKNAQEAHECIRPTEMTRDAAALKITDRDQARLYDLIWKRTLACQMEGARLERTTVEIGSDDGQVGLRATGQVVLFDGFLRVYEEGRDDVADGDDDARLPQITEGDKAPFAKSGLREQFAKADKSESVIEDAANGMARHDSAILAENAAVLGLQSHTQPPPRYTEATLVKRMEELGIGRPSTYASIVTTIQDREYVRKDGNRLIPEDKGRIVTIFLLNFFKQYVGYEFTANLEEELDHVSAGNADWKDILTRFWRDFSAAIAETSELRISEVLDVLDDALAPTLYPPREDGSDPRTCPLCGEGKLHLKTSKSGGFVGCGNYPECRYTRPIGGDSAEGGDRVLGEDQGDEISLRSGRFGPYVQRGEVTEENKKPPRSSLPKGWTTDAMDLEKALTLLSLPREVGAHPDDGELIEAGIGRYGPFVKHGKLYANLKEVDEVFTIGMNRAVEVLAQKLASRGAGRAAVAPLKELGEHPQGGGAINVMDGRYGPYVKWEKVNATLPKGTEPDDVTIAMAIELIAEKAAKSGKGKKAAPKKKAAAKKPAAKKAATKKTATKKPAVKKTAVKNAASGE, encoded by the coding sequence ATGCCCGTCGTCGTCGTCGAATCCCCGGCCAAAGCCAAGACAATCGAGAAGTATCTTGGGCCCGGCTACACCGTTCTGGCGTCCTACGGACACGTGCGGGATCTGCCGCCCAAGGACGGCTCGGTCGATCCCGACAACGGCTTTGATATGAAGTGGGAGATCGGCGCGGACAGCCGCAAGCACGTCAAGGCGATTGCCGACGCGCTGGCGGATGACAACGCATTGATCCTCGCGACCGACCCCGACCGCGAGGGTGAGGCGATTAGCTGGCATCTCGAAGAGGCGCTGCGCAAGCGTAAGTCGATCAACAAGGACACGCCGGTTAGCCGCGTCGTGTTCAACGCCATCACCAAGACCGCAGTGACCGAGGCGATGGCCAACCCAAGGCAGGTCGACGCGCCGCTGGTCGAGGCTTACCTCGCCCGCCGCGCACTGGATTATCTGGTGGGCTTTAACCTCAGCCCCGTTCTCTGGCGCAAACTGCCCGGCGCAAAGTCAGCTGGCCGCGTGCAGTCGGTCTGTTTGCGCCTCATCGTCGAGCGCGAGATGGAGATCGAAGCGTTCAACCCGCGCGAATACTGGTCCGTCAAGGCGCTGCTATCTACCCCGCGCGGTCAGGAATATGAGGCGCGGCTGACGACGCTGACTGGCAAGAAGCTGGATAAATTCGATCTGGCGAACGCCACTCAAGCTGAAATGGCCGTGCAGGCAGTGTCTAGCCGCGCGCTGAAGGTCACCTCGGTTGAGGCGAAACCGGCCAGTCGCAATCCCAGCGCTCCCTTTATGACCTCCACCCTCCAGCAGGAGGCCAGCCGCAAGTTCGGCATGGGCGCGCGCCAAACAATGAGCGCGGCGCAGCGTTTGTATGAAGCGGGTCACATCACATACATGCGGACCGACGGCATCGACATGGCCCCCGAGGCCGTAACTGCTGCCCGTGACGCCATCGCCGAGCGGTATGGCAAGGAATATGTGCCGTCCGCGCCGCGCATCTACAAAAACAAGGCCAAGAATGCGCAAGAAGCGCATGAATGCATCCGCCCCACCGAAATGACGCGCGATGCGGCGGCGTTGAAAATCACCGACCGTGATCAGGCCCGCCTCTACGATCTGATCTGGAAGCGGACCCTTGCCTGCCAAATGGAAGGCGCGCGCCTGGAGCGTACCACTGTCGAAATCGGCAGCGATGACGGCCAGGTCGGTCTGCGCGCCACCGGTCAGGTCGTATTGTTCGACGGTTTCCTGCGCGTCTATGAGGAAGGCCGTGACGATGTGGCGGACGGCGATGACGACGCACGCCTGCCCCAGATCACCGAGGGCGATAAGGCGCCGTTCGCCAAATCCGGCCTGCGCGAGCAATTCGCCAAGGCCGACAAATCCGAAAGCGTGATCGAGGATGCTGCAAATGGCATGGCCCGTCACGATTCCGCCATTCTGGCTGAAAATGCTGCCGTGCTGGGCCTGCAATCGCACACCCAGCCACCGCCCCGCTATACCGAGGCGACGCTGGTCAAGCGGATGGAAGAGCTGGGCATCGGCCGCCCCTCGACCTATGCCAGCATCGTTACCACGATTCAGGACCGCGAATATGTCCGCAAAGACGGCAATCGCCTGATCCCCGAGGACAAGGGGCGCATTGTCACGATCTTCCTGCTCAACTTCTTCAAGCAGTATGTCGGGTATGAGTTCACCGCCAATCTCGAGGAAGAACTGGACCATGTCAGCGCCGGCAACGCTGACTGGAAAGATATCCTGACCCGTTTCTGGCGCGATTTCTCCGCCGCCATCGCCGAGACGTCCGAGCTGCGCATCTCCGAGGTGCTGGACGTCCTGGATGACGCTTTGGCCCCCACCCTTTACCCCCCGCGCGAGGATGGCAGCGATCCGCGCACCTGTCCGCTTTGCGGCGAGGGCAAGCTGCACCTCAAGACGTCGAAATCAGGCGGCTTTGTCGGCTGCGGCAACTATCCTGAGTGCCGCTATACCCGGCCCATCGGCGGCGACTCCGCAGAGGGTGGTGACCGCGTGCTGGGTGAGGATCAGGGCGACGAGATCAGCCTGCGTTCGGGCCGCTTCGGCCCATACGTCCAGCGCGGCGAGGTCACCGAAGAGAACAAGAAGCCGCCCCGCTCGTCCCTGCCAAAGGGCTGGACGACCGACGCGATGGATCTGGAAAAGGCGCTGACGTTGCTCAGCCTGCCGCGCGAAGTGGGCGCGCATCCCGATGACGGCGAACTGATTGAGGCCGGGATCGGGCGTTACGGACCGTTTGTGAAACACGGCAAACTCTATGCCAACCTCAAGGAAGTTGACGAAGTCTTTACCATCGGCATGAACCGCGCGGTCGAGGTTCTGGCGCAAAAACTTGCCAGTCGGGGTGCCGGGCGGGCAGCAGTCGCGCCGCTCAAGGAGTTGGGAGAGCATCCCCAAGGTGGCGGCGCGATCAACGTGATGGACGGGCGCTATGGTCCCTACGTCAAATGGGAAAAGGTTAACGCGACCCTCCCCAAGGGGACCGAGCCGGACGATGTGACCATCGCCATGGCGATCGAGCTGATCGCCGAGAAGGCCGCAAAATCCGGCAAGGGCAAAAAAGCCGCGCCCAAGAAAAAAGCAGCAGCCAAGAAGCCTGCTGCGAAAAAGGCTGCCACTAAAAAGACGGCCACCAAGAAGCCCGCAGTCAAAAAAACCGCAGTCAAAAATGCAGCGTCCGGAGAGTGA
- the dprA gene encoding DNA-processing protein DprA encodes MSEETHPSTHPPLPPTTEDDRVSWLRLLRSRRVGVATFYRLLAEHGTAQAALQALPEVAKTAGMNDYTTCPEGVVLAEMRAARMAGAQLMCVTDPLYPAALRDIPDPPPMLWAMGDIGALARPKVAMVGARNASSLGTRMARALASELSKEGYVIVSGLARGVDTAAHAATLEGGTIAVMAGGVDVMYPAENTQLAQDILRNGLRVSEMPMGTVPQARHFPRRNRIISGLAGAVVVVEAAAKSGSLITARNALDQGREVLAIPGHPFDARAAGCNMLIRDGARLVRSAADVIEALPVDPSTPELPLADIIPTPPPEQRTLRDTADLHTRILDRLGPSPLAEDQLIRDLSAPARAVAPALIDLELDGRIRRQAGGLLSLAE; translated from the coding sequence ATGTCTGAGGAAACACATCCTTCCACTCACCCCCCACTCCCACCCACCACGGAAGATGATCGGGTATCGTGGCTTCGTCTCTTGCGATCGCGGCGCGTGGGCGTCGCCACCTTTTACCGTCTGCTGGCCGAACATGGCACCGCACAGGCCGCATTGCAGGCCCTGCCCGAGGTCGCCAAGACCGCCGGTATGAACGATTACACCACCTGCCCCGAGGGCGTGGTGCTGGCGGAAATGCGCGCGGCGCGTATGGCCGGCGCGCAGCTGATGTGCGTGACGGACCCGCTATATCCCGCAGCATTGCGCGACATCCCCGACCCGCCCCCGATGCTGTGGGCGATGGGTGATATCGGCGCGCTGGCGCGGCCCAAGGTCGCAATGGTCGGCGCGCGCAACGCATCTTCGCTGGGCACACGCATGGCCCGCGCACTGGCGAGTGAGCTATCCAAGGAGGGCTACGTCATCGTCTCGGGACTGGCGCGTGGGGTCGACACTGCCGCGCATGCCGCAACGCTGGAGGGTGGCACCATCGCCGTCATGGCAGGCGGCGTCGACGTCATGTATCCCGCCGAGAATACGCAGCTGGCACAAGACATTCTGCGCAACGGGTTGCGCGTGTCGGAAATGCCGATGGGAACGGTCCCGCAGGCGCGACACTTTCCGCGCCGCAACCGCATCATCAGCGGGCTGGCAGGCGCCGTTGTCGTGGTCGAGGCTGCGGCCAAGTCCGGCTCACTCATCACGGCGCGTAACGCGCTGGATCAGGGGCGCGAAGTGCTGGCCATACCGGGGCATCCGTTCGACGCGCGCGCCGCGGGGTGCAATATGCTGATCCGCGACGGCGCACGGCTTGTTCGCAGCGCTGCCGATGTGATCGAGGCGCTGCCAGTCGACCCCTCCACGCCCGAACTACCCCTTGCCGACATCATCCCTACCCCACCGCCCGAGCAGCGCACCCTGCGCGACACCGCAGATTTGCACACTCGTATTCTTGACCGGCTGGGCCCCTCGCCGCTGGCCGAGGATCAATTGATCCGCGACCTCTCCGCACCGGCCCGCGCCGTCGCGCCGGCGCTTATTGATCTGGAACTTGACGGACGCATACGGCGGCAGGCTGGCGGGCTTTTGTCGCTGGCTGAGTGA